The Apium graveolens cultivar Ventura chromosome 10, ASM990537v1, whole genome shotgun sequence nucleotide sequence AGCTTCTAGGATTCCAGAAGAGACATATATGACCAAAAACCTGAGTTCACATCAGATTAAGTATTATCACAGTCATATTCATCCACGTGTAATCATCTCAGAAAATAAAAATCCAAACTTAAAAAAGAGTATGCATGGCATTATAGTCATTCTCTCAACCTATACAAAGATTTGAGAAGAATGTAATCTTCAGACCTACTCACTGCTCCGAGTAAAGGATTAGAACGTAATGAACAGAGACAGATGGGTTAGGAATGTAGATATTTTTATAAACAACACAGTGACCTCCGAGCTTCACCTACATGGTCTTATTTACATATTTCTTCTTGGTTTGCCAACTTTAAGTGCACTACCAAGTAAAATCAACATATTTCATCTACAGTGGAACCTCGAAAAATTAATAATCGATAAAATACTAACCCTGATAAGCTACTAGTTTTCTCTTCAACCCACTTAAAATAGAGAGAATTTAAAACTAACCTCGATAGGtcaacaaaattattattgttacAGAACGGGTATTTAATAACTTATGAAGTTATGATTGCACTTGGTTACATTTATTTCTCTATGCAGATAGTGCCTTCATCAAACTGTATGTATACATAACACATGATACCACTCAGGCCACATACATGAGTGTGTATCCGCTAGTACGCATGTTCTCTTGCGAAGCGCACCATTGTGTTAACAACTCACATAGAAATAAAGAAATATATAGTCCCTACATGCTACAATTTATACGAGCGTGTATCCGCTAGTACGCATGTTCTCTTGCGAAGCGCACCATTGTGTTAACAACACACATAGAAATAAAGAAATATATAGTCCCTACATGCTACTacctccgtccctcccaattgttatcgtttctgggagagtgttcggcacgcattttaagatgaataaaaaatatagttttataactttttttaaaaaatttctttttctgaataaaaatagaatgtttaaacttttattcagaaaaataaaattttaaaaaaaagttataaaactatactttttattcatcttaaaatgcgtgccggacactctcccagaaacgataataattgggagggacggagggagtacaatTTATACTTGCCAATAGTGTACAAATCAACAAGAGTTTTTGTTTGTAAATCCATGTAACCTGACTATCATGATATCAAAACAAGGTGATAAAGCAAACTAACTCTAGTAGCTTACCATCTGTGCTTCCTCTCGCGGTGTCAAACACTTATTTGGACGGTATGTATGATTTTGCCGCTTTGCCCAAATCCAGTACCGCTGTAATTGAACTGGTATACCAAATTCTTTGGCAACCTCCTCCTGCAAAAGAACAAAAGTTCAGTATTCCTACTATGTGAATTGCTTGGCCTATTTGTTAAGCACACAGCACAGACAGAAATAGAGGGCCCGGATCTGCAAACATTCAGAAGGAGAAACAGTTACAGTGGCATGTCAGATGTCACTCACGAGAAACCTAAAGATGATGTTAGACTTGCCGAAGTATACAGCTATTGTTTTCAGACATTTGAAATTGAAATTTGCAATAATTGTGTTCATTCAATATGCAGTATCCATTAATTGAATTTGCTAAAGCCAAATGTTAAAAAAAAAATCTTacttgttatatatatatatatatatataaacttgCCGAAGTATACAGCTATTGTTTTCAGCCATTGGAAGTTGAAGTTTGCAATAAGTGTGTTCATTCAAGATGCAGTATCCATTAATTGAATTGGCTAAAGCCTaaatttacaattttttttaatcttacttggttatatatatataacatatatatataatataaatatatatatatatatgaatgatCTAGGAACAGTTGAGCTCAGTAACTGATATGGCAACGATGAAGGACAATGTAGAAGCTAATAGACCGACTGCAACTATAAAACTAAAAGCAACATTTGTACAGGCTTACAGATGAAAAGTAGAATTAGATCAGTATATCAAACGCTTCATGATGGCAGATGAAGATAATAATAAACTTATTTCCATTCCTAAAACTGTTTTGGCATTTTAGGTGTAACGAGGATTGGTAATTTAATCTATACGTGGGCTAGGTATTTAAATCCATAGTTACATTAATTTGTTAGGTCTTTATTCTCTGTGTATTAATGCAATCCCCACGTAGTGAAGGTAAGACTTTTTTTTACTGAATTAAGTAATTGAGTAATCCTCGCTCTGTAGTCTGTATGAGTTCTTGAATATTTGCTTTTTAAGATTGTTGCACACAGACCAATATCCATTGTTATCACGAAGACGACTAGTCAGCGACTAGTCGACGCGAAGGTACTTAGGCGCCGAGAGTCTCGAAGCCCGACTTATCGTCGACTAGTTGATGTGAAGGTCGCCCAAGAGTCTCGTAACCCGACTTCGGGTCTTCATAACAATAATTGTGGTGTACCGTGCATATTTCGAACTTActattctattatttttaatttaaattataaaaataacatgttcaattatattatatattaaatcaagTAATTATATTTATAATGAACATTTTGTCGACTTTCTACGACTAGTCGGGCGACTTATCGACTAGTCTTGACGAAGGTACTCGGGCGTCGAGGGTCGACTTGGCGCCGTGATAACCTTGCCAATATCTCATTTATTAGCACAGATATTCATACCATTAGTTATCTATTTTACAAGATTACCCCTACTAGTCAAACATACCAACCAAATTGATTACATACGTCATTAATAATCTAGGGATACACGTGGAATTTTAGAATTAATTGCACTttaaaaatgagagaaaaacaaTATTTTATAACAAGAATAAAAGACTAGAAAGAAGATAGGGAGTATCTTCCTTTTGTAGGTTGATAACTTGATATCCACTTTTTCCGTTCTGCTGTAGAGAAACCCTAGTTTAGTGCGTCTTGTGCAGTTAATTGAAGTTCTTATCTTGGGATGGTGGATTTTATGCAGTTGGTTCAGCCAacttatttttcttttcattgttTTCCTCTTGTAAAATTATTCTGCAAGACTGTATCACTCCACTACTGTTGTGAACCAATAAAATTATTACTAATGTAACGGATTCTTATTTAAGTGTATCCCCAAACAACGAAAGTGGAAAAGGTATCATGGATGAGGCTGTGTTCAGTGTTCAACTGAAAGGAAAACAATAGGCTCTTTACTTCAAATTTCCAGAATACAGATGTTAAGTCGATCTACAACTAAATTAATAGAGTGCTTATCCAATAACTACTCATCGCAAGTATTCTCTAAGATTTGCAACAGTTACAGATACCACAAGAATAGCAAAGTGTACCTTGAATTTCATAAAAGGAATCTGTTTCTGAATACGAAAATGACGAACTTTTTCATGATCAACAAGATCAAAATAAATTTCCTTCCCAATCTGCTGCAACAGGTCATCATCACGAGCAACCTAAAAGCTCCAGTTAAATGACTCAGTAATTAGCCATACAAAAAACCTATACACAGGTATGCAGAGAGAGGGCAAGCAAGAACTGAGATTATCATCACCTTTACAATTGTATAAAGGTGTGCTTCTGCTTTATATCTTCTTTTATACTCCTTCTCTTCTTGTTCTTTCTTTAACTTTATCTGGGAAAAAAATGTATTTTTTGTAAAACTGAAGCTACAAAACTAAATTCACATTTCACAAGATTACCCTGAGGTGTTCTGCAATCTCTTCCTCATCCACGTCACATATTATTTTCTCCTTGTCACTCTCACGTATATAAACAAGCATGTAAGCATTTGAGTTTTTTGTAAATTTGAAGGGCGCATTGTTAAAGCCAGGACTAGTCTGGGTAAACTGTCCACAAAGACGAAGTAGAGAAACATTAGTCACAATGACAATGAAAATTAGGTAAATCGGAAAGCAAACAAGGGAGAGTATATTGAGTGAAATCACGGCAGACAACCAGGTACGGTAGTATGAACTCAAAAATACACACATATATGCTATGTTACCTCTTCATCACCGCCATATTGCTCTTCCAAGGCACTCTCCAAAGTCTCTTTTGTAACCctttcatcatcaaatttaaaccTAGAACAATTTACAACAAGAAGATTTATGCCAGACCAGAGCCTGGATATTTTTTCCCTAAAATCACCGCAAACACATACACTCAGGTGCAAACTTAGTCACAGACGACCCTACACTTCCTATCCGAAATTCGTTGGACCAGGAGAGCATATCAGCAGAGTGCAACAATACATTAAAAGGAATAACAATCAAGACATTTTAACGAAATTGCAGAAAACTCGGCTTCTGCAGCCCAATTATATTCATCCCGTATTTTATATTGATTGCTGTAAAACTGGATTAAGTCGAAAAAATACTTGCGACCAACCTACCTTTTGGATCACTTCGTCATACTGAAAACAAATTAATCATGCATTCCACTACACTACGTAGAATAGCCTATAAGAACACAATAAGATAGATTTAATTGTCACAAGCCTGTTTGTTTAACCTTATAAGTTGATGGAAAAACTTATAAGCCTGTATAAATTTAATTGGGTTATTTATCAAATAATAACTTTTGACTAGCAACAGACTTGCAAGACTTCTAAAAGTTGGAAATAGTTGCTTTATTCCAGTAACTTGCTTTATTTTCGAAACTTGACCGAGGGAAATATATATTAGATCAATTAGAAGTGATTACTTATTTTTTTCcttaaaatttttgaaatcctGAAAGTTCTACGTGTTTAGCTAACTGTCCAAACAGGTAACTAATAACAAAAACATTAACTGTATTTATAAGTCACGATATATCTCTGAAGTAACAAATCTTAAGGcaagcaaaatatttttcatgGTAAGCCCGGCAGCTCTATGTGCCTCCTTCCTTCTTTATAAATTAACTTACAAGTAAATTTTAGTTACAAGGTGAAACTTGGACAAAAAATTATCTTCTACTAATTTAATCATAAGTTACTTATAAGGTGTTTAAACATTTAATTGCTTTAAGTTCATACTTTGGTTTGACTTGATCAATACTACCCTCGGCACATGCAACAATAATTGCTTTTCtataacttatttatttttttaatagcTAAAGCTATCCATTATCATATGGACTATCCAAGCAGATAAGTAACAacttcaaaataaaaaaaaaactaaaattgCTTATACATTATAAAAATGATTTCTAAGCAAAAAAACGGACCATTATTTATTACATATAAAGTAATGAAGTTGGAAAGCAAAAAATTAGAGGAAAAAAATAGTATTAACAGCATACCATTGTTCAGAAAGGGTTGGCCTGATATATGCATAATAATGTCCACCATGCAGCCCACCGCTATGAACCAAAACACTGTAATAAATGGGCACGGAAACAAGCGTCAGTAAACATGGGAGAAtggaaaatgaaaaaaaaaaattatacccGTGTATCACTTACAAAATAATGTAACCTCGGAAATAAAAGGATAACATTCTTTGTACCTGTGGAGAGTGTAAAGGTTTCGAACACTCCTATCTGCATCAGGTGATAGATATTTTCCATCCTCCCTATCAAGGTCAAGCTCCAAAGGAAATTCATATCGGTCATTTATCTGAATAAGATCAACCACAAATTAGGAGACATAATGAAAACCAAACCTACAAAGTAAGCAAGATTTAAACTGAGTGCTAATGGACTTGCTTAAAGTGTGAAGATAATGTTAAGTACATCAATTTAATTCAGTATAATATTCAGAATTTTGTCATCTTCCGAAAATATATGTGACATATTAAGATGTGGCCTTTTAACTATGATCTTAATTCACTTTTCCTAGATTATTCAAGTACAAATTTCTTGTTTGCTTAATATGGGAAAACATTTTCTATGGAATTTAAGTTTAATATGGAAATTGTAATTACTAGGAAATTGGAAAATTTATCTGGTTAGTATATAGGTATTAACTTCCCATATGAAGTGTAAGTTATCATGGAGGGGTTTGGTAAGCAACTTCCCACAATGTATAGGTATTTCAACTTCCATGGTACTTCCACTTACCTTATAAATGTTAAACAAACAACTTTATAAAATCCACTTCCTAGATATTTAGATGTGCAACCAAATGACCTCTAGACACTAATGTTAATAACACTTCTTTCAAGAATTGAAGGTATATTATCACAATCAGGATTGATGTCAACCATCCTCTATATCTTAAAATTCTGGAGTTTTTGGTCTTAATGCTAGTCCCAAGTCCTAACATTCAAGGATCAAATGCAAATTAAAATTTCCCAGAATACAAAATATATACCATCATCAATGATATACTTAACCATTGTGTACTCATTTTTTTTTGTAATCAATACAACTAGATCGACACAAATTAATACTAGAGAAATAAATTAAGTAACATAATTTACCTTAACCATAATGTCTCGCGTAAAATCATATTCAAACCGCTTTAGTTGAAGTTGAAGAACAGGAGGGAAGTTGCTGAATAAGACACCTCTCTTAGCATCCTGCAGTTACATATCCATCATTAATCATTCCCGTAATGCATTTTTTAATTAGTGACTCTTTCAAAAACATTTCAGCCTACAAATTAACTATACAAACAACCAAATTGTTGTCATATTGAAATGAAATAATTCCATCTAGTGATGCATAATTACAGTTCTAATTGCAGTCCCTAACCTGTAAACCATGATTTTCAGCATGATACTTGTTATCACCACCAAGATGTTCAACCTCCACATATTTATCAAATGAAGCATAAACATCCCGACAACCTTTGACATCAAGTTGGATATCTGACAGACAAGGACATTCCCATATTACGTTGTGGAGAACAATCtagagaaaaataaaaaaaatctgacAGTATTTTCCATGGATGATCGGGTCAATTTTTTATATCTACTATAATACCATGAAATGATTCCTTTCTGACTGATTTGAAGTCCACGTTAACACACTCAATATAATTCACATGATGTCCTTCAAATAGTTTCTGTATCGTCCCTTCCACAGCCGTTCCCTAAGGCAGCATGTTAACAGTCAAAAATTTTGGAACAAAATTATTATCACCAATGATTTGGAAGTGTAAAAGATACCTTCATCTTTTGTTCGAGCTTTTCACTCAAGACTCTGTTAAGTTCTTGCACATCATGCTGCATTAAAGAATCGCATGTCTCCCAGCCAAAAGATTTGGTTAATTCCTTGGTTGCAACACTGGTATCATGATACTGGAGCTTGAAAAACAAAGTCTGCAGAGCTAGCGGAATGCTTGCTGATGGTATTTCGTTTTCAGTTGTTGGCATATGATACACGGCCTGCAACAAAAAGTAATAACTTAAACAAGCTTCTGAATATGGTTAACTTATAAACTTGAAACTCAGAGAACGCGTACAAACCTTCCTGAAGTATGGTATATGATACAAAAATTGAAGAAGAGAATTCATGTAACAAGTCGCTCCTTGGTTTTTTAGCCCAACATAACCAGTCATCTTCTTAGAGTCATAACCCCGATAGTCAATGACTTTACGCACAGCAACATCAGCTTCAATGAAACATGTATCTCGCACAAGAAAACCTTTATTGGGGTCATACAGCTCACTGAGTGGCATAAAAGACGTAAAACCCCAATCGCTTTCCCTTGCATGAAATGTATGTTCAGCTTCTACAAAATGGTAAAATTCCCTTGTCACGCGTTGTAGAGAAATTGCTAAGATCAAAACAACTCTAACATACAATTGCTATGTAACTGGTATTGTTTGGTATTTTACATAATTTTCGAAGTATCACAGTAAGGGGGAGTTAAATTTGTGTCTGTAATCTTTAGGGGGGGCAGGGTTTGTACTACAAGTAAATGGAAaaattacatgcataaaaaagaaaaaaaacaccTAGCAGAATCAAGAGCAGAATCAAGCTGACAACGGACCCACCGCACAAATTGTCGCTAGGTGTCATGCTAGTCATGCAATTAGCGACTATTTGTGCGGTGGGTCCGTCGTCAGCTTGATTCTGCTACGTGTCATGCTTTTTCTTTTTTCTACATGTAATTTTTCCATTTCACAATATGggtgtatgtatgtatgtatgtatgtatgtgtgtgcgTGTGCGCGCGCGCGCGTGTTACGAAGAACAGCATTAATTGAACATAGGTTGCACTTGAATGCATCATAGGAGAGACATTTAAAAGTAGATGCTTGGGCAAAGCTACCGACTCCTAGCAAATTATAATATTACATTTCccaataattattattataatatatatatatatatatattattgctACGTGGATTATATTCTCTACAGACACAATTAATGATAAAATGAACATATTATAACTTAAGCTATACAGTTTTCACTTATACATCATAGCACATACAACACAGGGCCTTCTGACCAAACCCGAGTTGCGAGACAATTGCCAAAGTCAGTCTAGATTTCCAACAAGATGACGAGTTCCCAATTACTCCCTCCATCCCGGTTTTATTGTCCAGTGTTCCCTTTTCTCTTGTCCCAAAAAAGATGTCCACTTCTATACTTATGGCAAATCAACTGATAATAAAAGGTAAATAAAAAACGAATATTgttgtaccacttttatattaTGACAATTAACaatatatttgatttgattgACTAAAATGTGGATTTTGATCAATAGGACAAGAAAAATGGGATGGAGAGGGTAACATATTTCTTGATACCTATGGGCGAAACAGATATGAATTTAAAATCAAGGACTCAATCTCATTCGGTGCAATCAATATAGGAAAATTTCTACATTCCCAGCTAAAAAGGGACTCTAATCCGTCCAATAAAACTATTGAACCTGTATGATCATCACAGGACAGAAGTTTCTATTAAATTAGGGTCACTGTTCTTCGCAGCAACAAAGATGAGGTTTTTAATACTGTATAGTTTGTTACAAGGACATGACATATAATTGGTACTGTCACTCAGTGCCCAAGTCCATCTAAACATGGCAGACTTCAAGCTATTGGCGACAGGTATATAAATATACTGTATAATTACTGCTTTTGTAAGTTAACCATTGCATCAAACACTTGCTCTCACAGATTCAGTAAATGTTGTCTCAGTATTAATAGAATGTGGCCAGGTCTATCAAATCTAGCAAACTTTTGCAAACTAAACAAAATTTGCAAATAAATTGGAATGATGGCAAACTGTTGAATCTATTACTACGGCAATAAGAAATTTTCTCTAGATATACCAGCGAATGCTATCTTGTTTCATCATATTGTGAAATAGAGATGCAAAGTTTTTAATAAAGCAGGTATTATGTAAAGTTTATATGAAGGGTACAAATAAATAACTTGGATAAGCAAGAACGTGATATTTAACATGGCAGGTACCTTTCTTCACACTGTGTTTTGGATCAATATGATTAATAACTGACATTCTAAACTGGGCGCGACTGGTCCATCCATAAGGCAAAGATAATGCATCTGCCACATCTAAATACATTGACAAGAAGTCTACATTGTTTCCATTTGGAAAAATTAGCACACGCCTGTACCATCAGACACCATAGTCATAACTCATAAGACACATTGTAAAAAGCATAAAACGTAAGCAAAACATTAAGTCAGGTAAACAAATTTCAAATACCATTTAAAACCACCGCACACAAAATTATTAGAATAAACTTTGTCGCTCAGTCTAGAAAAGTTTCTAATCGGCCACGAGAATCTAAATGCATGTGGTCCATCGTCAATCTCTTGATTCTCCACTGTTCTTGTTCCATTTGTCTGCACTACTGCTCATTTAACacccaaaaataaatcaaattcATATTACAAAAAAGTTCAACATTACATCAATTTTCCAAAATTCACATCAACAAAAATTCAATTAAAACCGAAACGAAATGAAACCAAGTGAAACAAAACAGAACCTTCCATCGGAAGAGGACCTTCCAGAGGCTGAGGAATAGGATCAACATGTTCCGGCACAAGCatctcctcatcatcatcattttGCTGTCAACAAACAACACCaaaatcaaacaaaacacaaTCAATCAACTCTATAATTCAATAAGCCCTAACCCTAGATAAAAATCTCAATCCCAAACCGATCAATTAAATTCCTCAAATTCAATTCATAAACCTCTACACTAAACCATAAACCCTAGATGATCACAAACTAAAACAACATCAACAACACAACATATCAAAATCACATAAACACGTAAACTAACAATCGCTaaacatatatacacacaaaCAACACATATAGATACACACAGTAAAACATACACAGTAAAACACACAGTTAGTGAAATTAAGTGTGTGTATTTGAATAGAAGACGTACGTTCATCTGTTGAGGATTGATTATAGTCATAATTATAGCTAAAGCGTCGTCGTTTCGATCAATTGGTCCCAAGAAATTCACTTGACGAGGTGTGAAaatatatgtaagtatatgtgTGTGAATGAGTGAGGGAGAGAGCACACTTTATAGTGTTGTGGCCACTTAAAAGTTTGCATAAAGGGTATAAATGGAATTAGGTTTAAAGACTTGGGTCGTTTTGGAATAAGAAATAAAGGGTTATTTTTGTTTACGGACCGGTGAGGAAATGTTTGGAGAATGACGAATTACTAATTGACACGTGTGAAAATAGGATTAAGCTGGAGTACGTGGAGCGTGTGTGAAGTAGGTGAGTGAAGCACAGCTGTGACTGTAGTGGAACAACAAGTTCTTCCGCGTTACTCTTCGCGCTTAAGGCATATCAATTGTCTTTCACCTTTTTGTTGGTAAAAAATATAGAATAATATAAagaaatttttattaaaaaatagttAAAAACTAGTCTAATTCCATAACATAAGGGTTAATGCCCTGTATAGCATATTTTTATATCCAAAATAACCTTCGACAGTAGAGGTGTTTCGTATGCGCATATTCCAGGTGCGTTGTTTGTTCACGCATTTTCACGTGTTggctatttttaaaaaaatcataaattCTTCTTAGTTGTATGCGTATCGTCTGGTTGCATGTTTCTTCGGCCACATGCCCGTCTCTTCTGAATGCGTGGTTGCTTTATAAATTACTCCTATCTCATAACAATGTGAGTGTATTAATCATCTTCCTCTCTGGACTCACCAACACCTTCATCGTCTTTTTCCCTCAAACTCATCGCCTCTACTATTCACTTAATATGCTTTATTAAATTATCTGAGGTGAAATTTAGATTTTGCAGTAGGAGATAAAATTCGAGATATTGTCGCCCATTTGCTTTTGTTTGGCGTGAATCAACTGGGTGCAACTGAAATGTCTCTGATATGCTCTTCTCTTTTTGAGAGAGTCGAGAACACGAAAAGAGCACTTCACCCCGCCTATTGATGATATGAACACTGGTAGTGCTAATTTATGATATAATGGACTTTTTCTTTATAATAGTAccaatattaaatttaatttttttctaaaatctGCTGGTCTTTAACAAGATTTGAAAAAAATGTTTTTCAGAAACATGTATATTCAATTAGAAATTAAAAGGTCTGTTAAAATCTAGGAGtatttgaatttaaaaaaaattattaaaatttgttGGTATTTAAAACTCCATGATTTTTTTACATTTGAATATACGGTACATTTTGATAAATTTGATATTTCTGAAATGTTAGCAAGATTCATAAgattttgaatgatttgtcaaaAATTCTATTTAAATTAGCAAGACTTTATATATTTTTCCAATAACTCTTCTAAAATCAgcataaaattaaaattaataacaATCATTAAAAATCTATAAAATTTTATCAATTTTCTCAAATTCATGCCGAATACACCCCTGAACGTTTATGTTTATATGATGCACACGTGTTATACTCTACATTCTACAAAGCAAgactatttttaatatttattcttttatttctttatagttttttagaaattttaaacatttcagtaattttaaaaataaaattaaacctTTTCTTCATTTATATAATAATTTCGATTCAAATCTTAATTTTTGTATAATACTATACAGCTTTTAGTGttattaaatatattttcttACATATATTTTTGATTTATTGTATAATTTTAAATACAAGACAACGAAGGAAAATAGCTTTACATGGGATATATATTTGAACGTAGAAAGATCGCAAGTTGAGTTAAACTTGTAACTCACTTTTATTTAACACTAGCATAATAACTTTTACGATGCATGGGGTGTTTTCTAACAATATATCGGAATTCGTCGTATAAAGTTTTAGATTCCTACCCATGCTAATCCTTACAGCAAAAAGACTATTATGTTTTAAAAGATTAACAGATAAAATATAATTcctattaatttaattaaaaatgtACAAAAAAATAGCATTGCAAATAGATTATGTTCAATAAATATTTAGATTCTAAATTAATGATTTATTGTGCTACAATTTTTTAAAGGCTTCATGATTCTGGTGATAACAAATATTTTGTTTGTACGTGATCTATAAGTCAAATAAGTTGTTGTTTGTTACAATATTTGTAGTTCATATATGAGTGTAAAGTGATGAAATGGAAGATGTCTCAGCCCAATCACAAGTTTCAAC carries:
- the LOC141693908 gene encoding ubiquitin C-terminal hydrolase 13-like isoform X2 — protein: MTIINPQQMNQNDDDEEMLVPEHVDPIPQPLEGPLPMEVVQTNGTRTVENQEIDDGPHAFRFSWPIRNFSRLSDKVYSNNFVCGGFKWRVLIFPNGNNVDFLSMYLDVADALSLPYGWTSRAQFRMSVINHIDPKHSVKKEAEHTFHARESDWGFTSFMPLSELYDPNKGFLVRDTCFIEADVAVRKVIDYRGYDSKKMTGYVGLKNQGATCYMNSLLQFLYHIPYFRKAVYHMPTTENEIPSASIPLALQTLFFKLQYHDTSVATKELTKSFGWETCDSLMQHDVQELNRVLSEKLEQKMKGTAVEGTIQKLFEGHHVNYIECVNVDFKSVRKESFHDIQLDVKGCRDVYASFDKYVEVEHLGGDNKYHAENHGLQDAKRGVLFSNFPPVLQLQLKRFEYDFTRDIMVKINDRYEFPLELDLDREDGKYLSPDADRSVRNLYTLHSVLVHSGGLHGGHYYAYIRPTLSEQWFKFDDERVTKETLESALEEQYGGDEEFTQTSPGFNNAPFKFTKNSNAYMLVYIRESDKEKIICDVDEEEIAEHLRIKLKKEQEEKEYKRRYKAEAHLYTIVKVARDDDLLQQIGKEIYFDLVDHEKVRHFRIQKQIPFMKFKEEVAKEFGIPVQLQRYWIWAKRQNHTYRPNKCLTPREEAQMVGQLKEANKGNNAELKLFLEVVPGPCPISSPGRVKEDLLIFFKLYDPKREELRYVGNLLVNCTGTPTDFIRNMNELAGFDPDEEIDLYEEVKFEPFVMCEPLDMGASFQSSQIENGDIICFQKHLQPHNIEEYRYPEVPLFLEYVKNRQIVHFRSLERSKDDDFCLELSRMNTYDDVVDSLALKLGLDDSSKIRLTPHNCNSQQPKPHSIKYRGAERLLDMLADRNQISDIMYYEVLDIPLPELQCLKTLKVAFLRAPEEEVVVHNIRLPKQSTVSHVLDEIKTKVELSRPTAELRLLEVLCHRIYKIFPLDEKIDSINDQYWTLRAEEIPEEEKNLGPNDRLIHVYHFTTETGQNQLRIQNFGEPFFLVIHVDETLAEIKTRIQRKLRVSDEEFSKWRLASVSMGRPEYLMDSDVISSRFQRRDVYGAWEQYLGLEHTDTSQRALTANQNRLAYSKPVKIYN
- the LOC141693908 gene encoding ubiquitin C-terminal hydrolase 13-like isoform X1, whose protein sequence is MTIINPQQMNQNDDDEEMLVPEHVDPIPQPLEGPLPMEVVQTNGTRTVENQEIDDGPHAFRFSWPIRNFSRLSDKVYSNNFVCGGFKWRVLIFPNGNNVDFLSMYLDVADALSLPYGWTSRAQFRMSVINHIDPKHSVKKEAEHTFHARESDWGFTSFMPLSELYDPNKGFLVRDTCFIEADVAVRKVIDYRGYDSKKMTGYVGLKNQGATCYMNSLLQFLYHIPYFRKAVYHMPTTENEIPSASIPLALQTLFFKLQYHDTSVATKELTKSFGWETCDSLMQHDVQELNRVLSEKLEQKMKGTAVEGTIQKLFEGHHVNYIECVNVDFKSVRKESFHDIQLDVKGCRDVYASFDKYVEVEHLGGDNKYHAENHGLQDAKRGVLFSNFPPVLQLQLKRFEYDFTRDIMVKINDRYEFPLELDLDREDGKYLSPDADRSVRNLYTLHSVLVHSGGLHGGHYYAYIRPTLSEQWFKFDDERVTKETLESALEEQYGGDEEFTQTSPGFNNAPFKFTKNSNAYMLVYIRESDKEKIICDVDEEEIAEHLRIKLKKEQEEKEYKRRYKAEAHLYTIVKVARDDDLLQQIGKEIYFDLVDHEKVRHFRIQKQIPFMKFKEEVAKEFGIPVQLQRYWIWAKRQNHTYRPNKCLTPREEAQMVGQLKEANKGNNAELKLFLEVVPGPEQCPISSPGRVKEDLLIFFKLYDPKREELRYVGNLLVNCTGTPTDFIRNMNELAGFDPDEEIDLYEEVKFEPFVMCEPLDMGASFQSSQIENGDIICFQKHLQPHNIEEYRYPEVPLFLEYVKNRQIVHFRSLERSKDDDFCLELSRMNTYDDVVDSLALKLGLDDSSKIRLTPHNCNSQQPKPHSIKYRGAERLLDMLADRNQISDIMYYEVLDIPLPELQCLKTLKVAFLRAPEEEVVVHNIRLPKQSTVSHVLDEIKTKVELSRPTAELRLLEVLCHRIYKIFPLDEKIDSINDQYWTLRAEEIPEEEKNLGPNDRLIHVYHFTTETGQNQLRIQNFGEPFFLVIHVDETLAEIKTRIQRKLRVSDEEFSKWRLASVSMGRPEYLMDSDVISSRFQRRDVYGAWEQYLGLEHTDTSQRALTANQNRLAYSKPVKIYN